In Oharaeibacter diazotrophicus, the genomic window TCCACATCGGCCCGCCGCCGGCCGCGCAGTCCTACCTGCTGATCGACAAGATCGTGGCCGCCTGCAAGCAGACCGGCGCCGAGGCGGTCCACCCCGGCTACGGCTTCCTGTCCGAGCGGGCCGCCTTCCCGCGCGCGCTGTCGGCCGAGGGCATCGTCTTCATCGGTCCGAACCCCAACGCGATCGACGCCATGGGCGACAAGATCCAGTCGAAGATCTACGCCGCCAAGGCCGGCGTCTCGACCGTGCCGGGCAACCTCGACGTCATCGCGACGCCCGAGGACGCGGTGCGGGTCTCCGACGAGATCGGCTATCCGGTGATGATCAAGGCCTCCGCCGGCGGCGGCGGCAAGGGCATGCGCATCGCCTGGAACCCGGCCGAGGCGGCCGAGGGCTTCGTGCGCGCCAAGTCCGAGGCGGCGGCGAGCTTTGGCGACGACCGCGTCTTCATCGAGAAGTTCATCGTCAACCCGCGCCACATCGAGATCCAGCTGCTCGGCGACAAGCACGGCAACGTGATCTACCTGAACGAGCGCGAATGCTCGATCCAGCGCCGCAACCAGAAGGTCATCGAGGAGGCGCCGTCGCCGCTGCTCGACGCCGCCACCCGCAAGGCGATGGGCGAGCAGTCGGTCGCCCTCGCCAAGGCGGTCGGCTACGACAGCGCCGGCACGGTCGAGTTCGTCGCCGGCCAGGACCGCTCGTTCTTCTTCCTCGAGATGAACACCCGCCTGCAGGTCGAGCATCCGGTGACCGAACTGATCACCGGCATCGACCTCGTCGAGCAGATGATCCGCGTCGCCGCCGGCGAGAAGCTCTCGATCACGCAGGCCGACGTCAAGATCGACGGCTGGGCGGTGGAGAGCCGCGTCTACGCCGAGGATCCCTACCGCAACTTCCTGCCCTCGACCGGCCGTCTCGTGAAGTACCGCCCGCCGGCGGAGGGCCTGCGCGAGGACGACGTCACGGTGCGCAACGACACCGGCGTCACCGAGGGCTCCGAGATCTCGATGTTCTACGACCCGATGATCGCCAAGCTGGTGACCCACGGGCCGACCCGCCTCGCCGCCATCGACGCCCAGGCCGAGGCCCTCGACGAGTTCGTGATCGACGGCATCCAGCCGAACATCCCGTTCCTGACCGCGCTGATGCAGCATCCGCGCTGGCGCTCGGGCAACCTCTCGACCGGCTTCATCAAGGAGGAGTATCCCGACGGCTTCTCCGGCCGCCCGCTCGACGAGGAGGCGCGCCGCGTGCTCGCCATCGCCGCGCTGTCGATGGAGATGGTCCGCAAGGAGCGCCTCGACCACCACTCCGACCGCCTGAAGCCGCATTCCGGCAAGTGGCGCTCCGAGTGGGTGGTCCGGCTCGGCCGCGAGCAGATCGCCGTCGAGGTGCCCGAGGGCTACGCCTCGGTGCCGCTCGAGATCGACGTGCTGCTCGACGGCCACCGCTCGACGGTGTCGTCCGACTGGCGCCCCGGCGAGCCGCTGTGGCACGCCCGGATCGGCGACGACGAGGTCGCGGTGCAGGTGCGCCCGGCCGCGGCCGGCATGCAGCTGTCCTGGCGCGGCGTCGTCACCTACGCCCGCGCCATGCTGCCGCCGACCGCCAAGCTCGACGCGTTGATGCCGGAGAAGACGCCGCCGGACATGTCGAAGTACCTGCTCTGCCCGATGCCGGGTCTGGTGGTCTCGATCGCGGTGACGGCCGGCCAGGACGTCAAGGCCGGCGAGACGCTGGCGGTGGTCGAGGCGATGAAGATGGAGAACGTGCTGCGCGCCGAGCGCGACGGCGTCGTCAAGGTGGTCAACGCCAAGCCCGGCGACAGCCTCGCCGTCGACGCCGTCATCCTGGAGTTCGCGTGACCGCCGGCCGCCGCTCGGTCCGGGTCCTGATCGAGGGCCGGGTCCAGGGCGTCGGCTATCGCGCCTGGACCGAGCGCCGCGCCACGGCGCTCGGTCTCGCCGGCTCCGTCCGCAACCTCTCCGACGGCCGGGTCGAGGCGGTGTTCTCCGGCGATCCCGCGGCCGTCGACGCCATGCTGGCGGCCTGTGCCGAGGGCCCGCGCGGCGCGCTGGTCCGGGCCGTCGTCGTGACCGTGCCGGATCCGGACGAGGTCACGGGGCCGTTCCGCATCCTGCGCTGAGTGCGCCCGCCCGCGTCACCCGCGCCGGTTCTCCCCGCCGGCGGTCCGTGCTATCGGCTGGACCGTTCGGGACGGGAGCAGGGTATGGCAAATCCGGTACTGGTCGACGTCACCCGCGGCGACGTGGTGGAGAGCCGCCATCGCGGCGCGATCGCGGTGATGGACGCCGCCGGGCGGACGGTGTTCGCCGTCGGCGACGTCGAGCGCCCGGCCTTCCCGCGCTCGGCGGTGAAGGCGTTCCAGGCCCTGCCGTTGATGGAGTCCGGCGCCGCCGACCGCTTCGGTTTCGGCGATCGCGAACTCGCCCTCGCGGTGTCCTCGCACAACGGCGAGGAGGGCCACGTGGCCATGGCGCGGTCGATGCTGGCGAAGGCCGGTCTCGACGAGGGCTGCCTCGCCTGCGGCGCCCATTGGCCGCAGCGCGAGGCGGACAAGGCGCGGCTGCACCGCATGGGCGCGCCGGCCGGCCGCATCCACAACAACTGCTCGGGCAAGCACGCCGGCTTCCTTTGCGCGGCCGTGCAGATGGGTGTCGATCCCGCCGGTTACAACCGCCCCGACCATCCGCTGATGCGCGAGGTCGTCGCCGCGGTCGAGGCGATGACGGGCGCCGCCCACGGCGCCGACGTCTGCGGCACCGACGGTTGCTCGATCCCGACCTTCGCGATCCCGATCGCGGCGATGGCGCGCGGCTTCGCCCGCTTCGTCACCGGCGAGGGGCTGTCGCCGGAGCGCGCGCGCGCCTGCACGCGCCTGCGCGACGCCGCCATGGCCGAGCCCTTCATGGTGGCCGGCACCGGCCGCTTCTGCACCGACGCGATGGCGGCGCTCGGCGGACGTACCTTCGTAAAGACCGGCGCCGAGGGCGTGTTCACCGCGGCGATCCCCGGGCGCGGCCTCGGCCTCGCCGTCAAGATCGACGACGGCGCCGCGCGCGCCTCCGAGGCGGTGACGGCGGCGTTGCTGATCGAACTGCTCGGCCTCGACGCCGACGATCCCGCCCGCGCCACGCTCGATCGCCTCGCGGCGCCGGAGATCCGCAGTTGGGCGGGTGAACTCTGCGGGGGCTTGCGCGTCGCCGCCGACCTGTCGGCGGCACGGCCGGACTGAGTCGCCCGCAGCGTGCCGAAACGAAACGGCCCCGGCGTCGCCGCCGGGGCCGTTCCCGTGTCGTGGGGTCGTCCGCCGATCAGGGGACGATGAAGTTGAAGCCGACGTTGCCGGAAGCGACGTAGGTGCCGCTCACCTCGCGCATCGTGTAGATGCCGTATTCGTTGGCGTTGCAGTAGGTCGTGGTGCGCAGCGACGCGGTCACCGCGGTGCCGCCGCCGCTGCGGCCGTAGTCGGCCGCGACGACCGGCACCGAAGCGTTGATCGCCGTGCTGCCGAGCGAGGTCGGGCGGATGCAGTAGATGCCGACGGTGTTGGCCGGACGGCGCATCGAGTAGGCGCCGTAGCTGCGGACCACGCCGTACTGGTAGTCGTAGACGAGCGCGACGCGGACGTTGCTGCCCGCGGCACCGCCGACGATGCGCTGGGTGCCGACGGTCGACTCCGTGGCGCGGGTCGAGCCACCGGCGACCTGGCCGCCCGAGACCGTGTCGTTGCGCGACACCTTGGCGGTGTCGTCGGCGGCGAGGGCCGGCGTGGCGAGGGTCGCGGCGAGGGCGATCGTGGCGACGAAGCGATTCATGGTTCTGGATCTCCATCCCGGTCTGTCGGCCGACGCCCTGTTCGGGCCCGTCCGGCTCACACGGAAACTAGGGCCGGGGGCCTGAACGAAGCATGGCGCGGCCGTTCAGCTACATGAACGCCGCCAATGGCCGATTTGTGTCGGGGCCACACGGAGAAATGTCGCGTCCACCCTCAACCGAGGCTGTTCTCGCTCACCGTCACGTGGGGGAAGCGGGTCTCGCCGAGGGCTAGGTCGCCGGTCTGGAACTCGGCCCAACGCATCCCGCGCACCGCGCCGGAGCGGACGTCCGAGATCACGTTGCCGGAAATCACCACCGACCCCGCGCCCTCGACGACGCTGACGCCGATGCCGACCTCGGCGTCGCGGATCATGTTGCCGCTGGCGACGACGTTGCGCAGATAGGGCCCCCAGCCCATCAGGATCGCGACGCTCGGCGCGCCGTCGATCACGTTGCCCGAGACGGTGGTGTCGGCCTCGACCGAGATGCCGATGCCGAAGTCGAGGCCGTATTCGTCGGGGTAGGGCGCGCCGTGGCGGAGGTTGCGCACGATGTTGCCGGAGACGACCGCGAGCCGGCCGCCCTCGTTGAAGTTGGCGACCGAGATGCCGACCGAGGCGCCGTCGACCACGTTGCTGGCGATCAGCGCGCCCTCGAAGCCGAACTCGGAGTAGATCGCGGTCTCGCCGGAGCGCAGGCACTGGTTGCCGGTGATCTGGACGTTGCTGCCGGAGTTGGAGCGGATCGCGCTGAAGGCGCAGTCGGCGACCCGGTTGTCCGAAACGATCACGCCGCCGGCCCGGAACACGTTGATGCCGTTGCCGTTCTGGCCGGTGCCGCCGGAGCGGGCCTCGATCCGCTCGACCCGGTTGCGCGCGACGATGGTGCCGTCCTCGCCGGCCTCCCAGCGGTGCACCAGGATGCCGCCGTCGCCGCAGTCGGAGACGGTGTTGCCGGCGATCTCGAGCCCGCGCGCGTCGACGCTCCACAGCCCCGCCTCGCGGGCGCCGGTGATCCGGTTGGCGGTCAGGCTGCCCGAGACCTTCTCGAGCGCCACCGCGTGGCGCGAGCTGCCGACCACTTCGCAGCGGGTCATCGAGAGGTCGGAGACGCCGGAGAGGTGCAGCAGCGCCGGTACGCCGTCGTCGAGCGCGCGGTTGGCGCCGTCGAGCACGATGCCGTCGAGGCCGATCGACGAGCCGCCGACAGCCGTCAGCAGGGTTCCGCCGCCGGTGTAGACGAGGCGGCTCTCGCCGGGCACGCCGACGAGCTTCAGCCGGCTCGGCAGCACCACGTTGGAGAGTTCGTAGCGGCCGGGCGGCAGGTAGAGCGGCTTGCCGGCGGCGGCGGCGCGGTCCATCGCCTGCTGCATCATCGCCGACTGGTCGCCGTTGCCCGAGGGCGCGTAGGCGGCGTCGCCGCCGGCGAGCGACCCGCGCAGGTCCGCGAGTTCGATCCGCGCCGTGGAATCCGAGCGTGCCGGCGTGAACATCAGGGCCGTGCCGATGCTCGCGACCGTCCCGTAGAGAAATGCGCGGCGATCCATGATCCGACTCCGAGGCCCCCGCGGGGCCCCGGAGCAAGACCCGTTCCGCACGCATCCGTGCCGGAACGGGACAGCCGGCCGCCGTCGCGGCCGGAGCGTTCCCGGTGCCGGGATCAGCTGCCCGACTTCACCTTGGCGAACAGCGCGTCGACGCCGGCCTTGTAGACGCCCTCGATCGCCTCCTTGGCGGCCTCGTCGGTCGCGCCGGCGGCGGCGTCGAACTTGCCGGTCCACTTGATGCCGGCGCCGCCGTCGTCGTCCTCCTTGGTGGAGAGCGTCGAGGTGTAGTTGGCGACCGGCAGCGGGCCCGGCTCCAGGATGGCGTAGGTGTAGGAGTGCTTGGCGTCGTCCCACTCCACCAGCTTCTCGACGATCGTGCCGC contains:
- a CDS encoding acetyl-CoA carboxylase biotin carboxylase subunit translates to MFSKILIANRGEIACRVIKTARRMGIKTVAVFSDADRDAVHVEMADEAVHIGPPPAAQSYLLIDKIVAACKQTGAEAVHPGYGFLSERAAFPRALSAEGIVFIGPNPNAIDAMGDKIQSKIYAAKAGVSTVPGNLDVIATPEDAVRVSDEIGYPVMIKASAGGGGKGMRIAWNPAEAAEGFVRAKSEAAASFGDDRVFIEKFIVNPRHIEIQLLGDKHGNVIYLNERECSIQRRNQKVIEEAPSPLLDAATRKAMGEQSVALAKAVGYDSAGTVEFVAGQDRSFFFLEMNTRLQVEHPVTELITGIDLVEQMIRVAAGEKLSITQADVKIDGWAVESRVYAEDPYRNFLPSTGRLVKYRPPAEGLREDDVTVRNDTGVTEGSEISMFYDPMIAKLVTHGPTRLAAIDAQAEALDEFVIDGIQPNIPFLTALMQHPRWRSGNLSTGFIKEEYPDGFSGRPLDEEARRVLAIAALSMEMVRKERLDHHSDRLKPHSGKWRSEWVVRLGREQIAVEVPEGYASVPLEIDVLLDGHRSTVSSDWRPGEPLWHARIGDDEVAVQVRPAAAGMQLSWRGVVTYARAMLPPTAKLDALMPEKTPPDMSKYLLCPMPGLVVSIAVTAGQDVKAGETLAVVEAMKMENVLRAERDGVVKVVNAKPGDSLAVDAVILEFA
- a CDS encoding acylphosphatase; the protein is MTAGRRSVRVLIEGRVQGVGYRAWTERRATALGLAGSVRNLSDGRVEAVFSGDPAAVDAMLAACAEGPRGALVRAVVVTVPDPDEVTGPFRILR
- a CDS encoding asparaginase encodes the protein MANPVLVDVTRGDVVESRHRGAIAVMDAAGRTVFAVGDVERPAFPRSAVKAFQALPLMESGAADRFGFGDRELALAVSSHNGEEGHVAMARSMLAKAGLDEGCLACGAHWPQREADKARLHRMGAPAGRIHNNCSGKHAGFLCAAVQMGVDPAGYNRPDHPLMREVVAAVEAMTGAAHGADVCGTDGCSIPTFAIPIAAMARGFARFVTGEGLSPERARACTRLRDAAMAEPFMVAGTGRFCTDAMAALGGRTFVKTGAEGVFTAAIPGRGLGLAVKIDDGAARASEAVTAALLIELLGLDADDPARATLDRLAAPEIRSWAGELCGGLRVAADLSAARPD
- a CDS encoding TIGR03808 family TAT-translocated repetitive protein, producing MMDRRAFLYGTVASIGTALMFTPARSDSTARIELADLRGSLAGGDAAYAPSGNGDQSAMMQQAMDRAAAAGKPLYLPPGRYELSNVVLPSRLKLVGVPGESRLVYTGGGTLLTAVGGSSIGLDGIVLDGANRALDDGVPALLHLSGVSDLSMTRCEVVGSSRHAVALEKVSGSLTANRITGAREAGLWSVDARGLEIAGNTVSDCGDGGILVHRWEAGEDGTIVARNRVERIEARSGGTGQNGNGINVFRAGGVIVSDNRVADCAFSAIRSNSGSNVQITGNQCLRSGETAIYSEFGFEGALIASNVVDGASVGISVANFNEGGRLAVVSGNIVRNLRHGAPYPDEYGLDFGIGISVEADTTVSGNVIDGAPSVAILMGWGPYLRNVVASGNMIRDAEVGIGVSVVEGAGSVVISGNVISDVRSGAVRGMRWAEFQTGDLALGETRFPHVTVSENSLG
- a CDS encoding SRPBCC family protein; translation: MSVLTRVALVAAGFAVVASPAFAVDAKYRVEDKAITADGVWKAIGDFCGIANWHPAVAKCELGERDGAKIRTLTLAGGGGTIVEKLVEWDDAKHSYTYAILEPGPLPVANYTSTLSTKEDDDGGAGIKWTGKFDAAAGATDEAAKEAIEGVYKAGVDALFAKVKSGS